The Anaeromyxobacter diazotrophicus genome includes the window CCGGCGCGGCGGGCGAGCTCGAGCAGGGCGCGGCCGTCCGACGCGCCCGAGGCGAGCGCCGCCTCCTCGGCGACCGGCGCGCCGGTCACGCGCGCCAGGAGCTCCGCCGTCTGGCGGGCGCGCCGCAGCGGGCTCGTCGCCACCCGCGCCACGTTCATGCGGCCGGCGAGCGACGCCGCGAGCGCCTCGAACCGGGCGCGGCCCTCCGCGGTGAGGGCGCGGGCGGCGTCGCCGCCGCGGGCCGCGTGCTCCTCCGCCTTGCCGTGGCGCACCAGGTAGACGATCACCGGCGACCTCCCTCGACCCGGGCCAGGAGCGCCACCGGGAAGCCTGCGAACAGCTCGGAGAGCGCCAGGGTCTCCCCCGCGTGCCGGGCGCCGGTCACGATGTCCACGAGCGGCCCGGGGAAGCCGGCGGGCAGGACCAGCCGCCCGTCCCACCGGGGCGCGGCCGCGCCGGCGCCGTCGAGGAGCCCCAGCACCAGCCGGGGCGCCACGCACACGAGCGCCTCGCCGCGGCGCCGGCGCGCGAACGCCACCACCCGGTCCGCGTGCGGACCCTCCGCCGCGAGCGGCTGGTAGCTGCCCTCCAGGAAGAGCGCCGGGCGCTCGCGCCGCAGGAGGAGCCCCTCCCGCAGCAGCAGCAGCTTGGCGCGCCCGTCGCGCAGCGCCTCCGGCTGCGACACCTCGCGCGCCAGCGCCGCGCGCGCCGCCGGCCCCTCGCCGGCCCGGCGCGCCAGCTCCTCGACGAGCCGCGCGCGCAGGGTGAAGTCGATCGGGCGCCGGTTGTCCGGATCGACGAGCGACAGGTCCCACAGCTCGCACCCCTGGTACACGTCGCAGGGGCCGGGCGAGCCGAGCTTCAGCGCCACCTGCGACAGCGACGAGAGCCGCCCCGCCGCCGCCACCCGCCGCGCGAAGGGGAGGAAGCTCTCCAGGAACTCGCCCGACGCCAGCACGCCCTCCACGAAGCGCGTCACCGCCTGCTCGTACCCGACGTCCACGTGGGTCCAGCTGGTGCGGACCTTGGCCTCGCGCATCGCCTTCTGCATGTAGGCGGTCACGCGGGCGAGGTAGCACCGCGCCTCGCCGCACCCGGCGCGCGGCGGCGGGTCGGGGTAGCTCCCGAGGAGGGTCTGGTAGAGCAGGTACTCGTCGTTGCGGTCGGGGGCCGGCTCGCCCTCCACGTCCGTCTTGAACTGCCGGTTCTGCCGGTGCCAGCGGGCCGTGAGCGCCCGCCACTCGCGGGGCACCTCGGAGAGCGCCGCCACCCGGACTCGCACGTCCTCGCTGCGCTTGGTGTCGTGGGTGGAGGTGGCGGCGAGCGAGCCCGGCCAGCGCTCGCGCCGGCTGGCGTTGAGCTCGTGGAAGGCCTGCGGCGGGGTGCCGAACTCGCGCGGCTCGCCGCCCACCTCGTTGAGCGAGACCAGCCGATCGTAGATGTAGAAGGCGGTGTCCTCGAGCGCCTTGGCGGTCACCGGCCCGGTGACCTGCTGCAGCTTCAGGGTGAACTCGAGCCACTCGGCCCGCTCGGCCGGGGAGAGGGCCTCGGGGTAGCGCAGGAGGAGCACGTCGCGCAGGAACTCGTAGATGGACGGATCCGTCACCGGGCTGCGCCGGCGGGCCCGCTGCAGGGTGGCCTCGACGTACTGCCGGTCGCGCTCGTCCACCTCGCCCTCGGGCGTGACGTAGGTGCGGTAGATGGGGAAGTTCGACACGAACTCGACCAGCGCCCGCCGCAGCTCGTTGAGGGTGAAGTCGCGGGTCCGGCGGTTCGTCTCGCTGATCCGGTTGAGCCGCTGGGCGAGCATGTTGATCTCGCTCGCCATGGAGGAGGAGGTGATGAGGCGCTTCTTCCGGTAGGCGAGGTCGCCGAAGTCCTCGCGCAGCCCGATGAAGCGGGCGTAGCCCTCGGTCACGCTCTCCTCGGCCGCCCCATCCACGAAGAGCCCGCTCACCGCGGCCAGGAACTCGTAGCCGGTGGTGCCGTCGATGGCCCAGCTCTCCGGCATCCGCTCGCGGCCGGAGAGGATCTTCTCCGCGAGCACGAAGAGCGGGCGCGGCGGCAGCTCGCCCTCGGCCAGGCCCGCCTCGACGCGCGCCCGCAGCGCCGCCTCCTCGGCCGCCTCGAGCCGCGCCCCGCGCCGCTCGGCCAGCGCCCGCGCCTCCGCGAGCAGCGCCGAGGCCTGCAGGCGCCGGAAGTAGGCGGTCGGGTCGTACAGGCCGTCCGGGTGGTCGATGCGGAGTCCGTTCACCTGCCCGCGCCGGAACAGCTCGAGCACCAGCCGGTGCGCCTCGTCGAAGACGCGCGGATCCTCCATCCGGATGGCCGCCAGCCCGTTCACGTCGAAGAAGCGGCGGTAGTTGATCTCCTCGCCGGCCACCCGCCAGAAGGCGAGCCGGTAGGCCTGCGTGTCGAGCAGCCGGTCGAGCAGGTCGAAGCTGCGCGGATCGCCCACCCGCCCGTTGAAGAGGGCGACGTT containing:
- the treY gene encoding malto-oligosyltrehalose synthase; translated protein: MSASPGEPPLSSDALYGELRAAAKDGGCASRRPASTYRLQLTKDFTFDRAAEVAPYLHALGVTDVYLSPILEAAPGSTHGYDVVDHGRISRELGGDAGYARLCEALARHGLGQLVDFVPNHMGVGPQNAWWMEVLENGPSSRYAHFFDVDWRPLKAELENKVLVPILGDQYGVVLERGELRLVREGGSFFITYFDHRFPVAPRQVPQVLAHRLEELREKLGSEEPSVWELESICTSLVKLAPRSETDPQKVAERAREKEVAKRRLAALCETSPAVREHLDANVALFNGRVGDPRSFDLLDRLLDTQAYRLAFWRVAGEEINYRRFFDVNGLAAIRMEDPRVFDEAHRLVLELFRRGQVNGLRIDHPDGLYDPTAYFRRLQASALLAEARALAERRGARLEAAEEAALRARVEAGLAEGELPPRPLFVLAEKILSGRERMPESWAIDGTTGYEFLAAVSGLFVDGAAEESVTEGYARFIGLREDFGDLAYRKKRLITSSSMASEINMLAQRLNRISETNRRTRDFTLNELRRALVEFVSNFPIYRTYVTPEGEVDERDRQYVEATLQRARRRSPVTDPSIYEFLRDVLLLRYPEALSPAERAEWLEFTLKLQQVTGPVTAKALEDTAFYIYDRLVSLNEVGGEPREFGTPPQAFHELNASRRERWPGSLAATSTHDTKRSEDVRVRVAALSEVPREWRALTARWHRQNRQFKTDVEGEPAPDRNDEYLLYQTLLGSYPDPPPRAGCGEARCYLARVTAYMQKAMREAKVRTSWTHVDVGYEQAVTRFVEGVLASGEFLESFLPFARRVAAAGRLSSLSQVALKLGSPGPCDVYQGCELWDLSLVDPDNRRPIDFTLRARLVEELARRAGEGPAARAALAREVSQPEALRDGRAKLLLLREGLLLRRERPALFLEGSYQPLAAEGPHADRVVAFARRRRGEALVCVAPRLVLGLLDGAGAAAPRWDGRLVLPAGFPGPLVDIVTGARHAGETLALSELFAGFPVALLARVEGGRR
- a CDS encoding SixA phosphatase family protein, which encodes MIVYLVRHGKAEEHAARGGDAARALTAEGRARFEALAASLAGRMNVARVATSPLRRARQTAELLARVTGAPVAEEAALASGASDGRALLELARRAGAGTALVGHNPELAQAVALAAGEEQKVKPGTIAAVELGARGARLVWLEAPG